The region atttggacttgagttttgtgcacagtgagagatatggatctattttcattcttctacaggttgacatccagttatgccaacaccatttgttaaagatgcttttttttcttccattgtataattttagctgctttgttgaaaatcaggtgttcataggtttgtgggttaatattcgGCTTTGATTCatttccattggtcaacatctctgtttttatgctaatacgaagctgttttcattacagtagctctataatagagtttgaagtcagggatggtaatgcctccggaagtacttttattgtataggattgttttggctattctggggtttttgtttttccatataaagttgattattgttctctcaagttctttgaagaatttaggtgggattttgatggggattgcattgaatctatatactgcttttggtagaattgccatttttactatacaAATTTTACAGCAAATTAAAGCGGGGAAGCCGCCACAGCAGAGCTCAGAAGAAAATAGACATGGAGATTCTTCAGATGACGTGTCCAGTGGTGACTCCATGATAGATCGGCCTAACTCTGTCAGACAGACTGGCAATACAACAAGAAGTGGTCAGAGAGGAAATCAGTCCTGGAGGGCAGTGAGCCAGACTAATCCAAACAGTGGTGATTTCAAATTCAGTTTAGAGACAAATGTTAACCGTAATAATGGAAGCCAAACTccagagaatgaaaatgaacCATCTGCTACATGTCTTAGTGTAGAAAACATGGACAGCAGCAGCCAAAGGCAAATGGAAAATTCAGGATCTGACACATCATCTGCCAGACCACCTAGGTCAGAACGCAGTTCTGCTGAAGCATTAACAGAAGTGTCATCCACAAGAGGTCGGAGGAGGGCAAGAAGCTGGAAACCCGAACACCAGAGAAGAACCAGAGTCAGAGCTGAAAGAAGTCGGACTCTGCGCCCAGCAAATGAAATTCCACGAAGATCTCATCATAGCATCTCACCTCAGACTTTTGAGCACCCTTTGGTAAATGAGATCGAGGGAAGTTCTAGAGCCCCTCGCCATGGGACTTTGAGACAGCAGATAACTGGACCTGAGATGCTAGGTAGAGGTCCTTTTGCAGCTTCTGGGTCAAGAAATTCTGCCACTCAAGGGACAAGTTCTTCAGACACCGGTACCAATGGTGAAGCGGCAGGATCTGGTCAAAGACCTCCAACCAGAGACCTTCAAGTCAGAACAAGAATTCTGCTGGGAGAATACCAGCAGAGAGATGGCATAGCTAGCAGAACTCGGTCAAGGTCTCAGACCCCAAACAACATGGTCACTTATGAAAGTGAACATGGAGGTTTTATACGCACCTTTACACTTTCTGAACGTGCAGGTGGGAGAACCTATGTGAGTACTGATGGGTTTTCCACTCTTACAATCTTCAATACTGGATCAAGGGAAGCTACACCTGTTCCAATTCAAACCAGGTTAAGGCAGAGAACCACAGGTTTTGGCGAGCTTTCACGGAGTGGAAGAAGGAGCTCTGGTGGTAAcagctctgcttctggctccAGCTCCATCTctggctccagttccagtggtGAAAGTTCACAACGTAGCTCAGAGATGTTTCAAGGAGGTAATGTAG is a window of Arvicola amphibius chromosome X, mArvAmp1.2, whole genome shotgun sequence DNA encoding:
- the LOC119804451 gene encoding E3 ubiquitin-protein ligase RLIM-like; translated protein: MPSRPVRTRVLPLPYGSYKILSSINLQAQVPELQAQHGSRRKPFLRKKQSKERRALQKDRKEDDREGVMWMTDILPQWLPGPETLSTWPEMLGSVCCFMKGALCAAGETEPKARGSLYGLVHMMWAVENLTVDIRDDSASSDQGEQQARIAIFTIQILQQIKAGKPPQQSSEENRHGDSSDDVSSGDSMIDRPNSVRQTGNTTRSGQRGNQSWRAVSQTNPNSGDFKFSLETNVNRNNGSQTPENENEPSATCLSVENMDSSSQRQMENSGSDTSSARPPRSERSSAEALTEVSSTRGRRRARSWKPEHQRRTRVRAERSRTLRPANEIPRRSHHSISPQTFEHPLVNEIEGSSRAPRHGTLRQQITGPEMLGRGPFAASGSRNSATQGTSSSDTGTNGEAAGSGQRPPTRDLQVRTRILLGEYQQRDGIASRTRSRSQTPNNMVTYESEHGGFIRTFTLSERAGGRTYVSTDGFSTLTIFNTGSREATPVPIQTRLRQRTTGFGELSRSGRRSSGGNSSASGSSSISGSSSSGESSQRSSEMFQGGNVGTRLYRSNDNHQPRGLTKEQINNLTMRSFSENDSLKTCSICITEYTEGNNLRKLPCSHEYHVHCIDRWLLENTTCPICRRAVLSSGNRGRVV